A single window of Phycisphaerae bacterium DNA harbors:
- a CDS encoding IS630 family transposase, whose product GTAEELERRRLRAMTLLDKGMPGVEVAEVLGVTPGAVSQWKKKYRRAGPDALKAKPNVGPKSKLTDRQRQQLGQLLLQGARTHGYRTELWTLKRIGELIERHFGVTYEASAVWRVLRRMGWSCQKPERRARERDDEAIAQWRAKDWPRIKKRPKKRPNRGISG is encoded by the coding sequence AGGCACAGCGGAGGAGTTGGAGCGGCGTCGCCTGCGAGCCATGACGCTGCTGGACAAAGGAATGCCCGGTGTCGAGGTGGCCGAGGTCCTCGGCGTGACCCCGGGGGCCGTGTCCCAGTGGAAAAAGAAGTACCGGCGTGCCGGGCCGGACGCCTTGAAAGCCAAGCCGAATGTCGGCCCGAAATCCAAGTTGACGGACAGGCAACGCCAGCAACTCGGGCAGCTGCTGCTCCAGGGCGCCCGGACGCACGGCTACCGCACCGAACTATGGACGCTGAAACGCATCGGCGAACTGATCGAGCGGCACTTCGGCGTGACCTACGAGGCCTCCGCGGTGTGGCGTGTACTGCGGCGCATGGGCTGGTCCTGCCAGAAGCCCGAGCGCCGGGCCCGGGAGCGCGACGACGAGGCCATTGCCCAATGGCGGGCGAAGGACTGGCCGCGTATAAAAAAACGCCCGAAGAAGCGGCCGAACCGTGGTATTTCTGGATGA
- a CDS encoding transposase has translation MVFLDETGFMLQPVVRRTWAPEGQTPIHYSWDRRDRLSVISAITVSPTRRHLGLYFDVHDHNIDTDTFESFVRWLRHQVRCGIVLVVDRWSVHRSGVRRLLDRFGSKVQVEWLPPYAPELNPVEQVWSHTKYADLANYIPDDAGALAEEVIDSLDQAGKSQSLLHSFFHHAKLRL, from the coding sequence GTGGTATTTCTGGATGAAACCGGCTTCATGTTGCAGCCGGTGGTGCGTCGCACCTGGGCCCCGGAGGGGCAGACGCCCATCCACTACAGCTGGGACCGGCGGGATCGATTGTCGGTCATCTCGGCGATCACGGTCTCGCCGACGCGGCGCCATCTGGGACTCTACTTCGACGTTCACGACCACAACATCGATACGGACACCTTCGAATCGTTCGTACGCTGGCTGCGACATCAGGTTCGCTGCGGAATCGTCCTGGTCGTGGATCGCTGGTCCGTCCATCGATCGGGCGTACGGCGACTCCTGGACCGGTTCGGTTCCAAAGTCCAGGTCGAGTGGCTTCCGCCCTACGCCCCCGAGCTCAACCCGGTGGAACAGGTCTGGTCGCATACGAAGTACGCCGATCTGGCCAACTACATTCCGGACGATGCCGGCGCCCTGGCCGAGGAAGTCATCGACTCCCTCGACCAAGCCGGCAAGAGCCAGAGTCTGCTGCACTCGTTCTTCCATCACGCGAAACTCAGACTGTGA
- a CDS encoding NAD+ synthase, producing MKIAVAQIDTTVGDIDGNVRKMIAGVEKAKQAGAALVVFPELAAFGYPPKDLVLRRGLVEKNVQGVRQVAAATHGITAILGFVQPGPNGEGKGIRNAAALCADGQIVATYAKMLLPTYDVFDEARYFDTGDRPVVVPVKTPSGATVAVGLTICEDLWNDQQYEGRKVYGLDPIEMTRRAGAQLLVNISGSPFRIGVQARRERLFSEQVREHALPLVYVNLVGGNDDLLFDGASLVLDAQGRVLDRAPAFVEDFRVVDLDHPQPQSACPYPEPVASVHRGLVLGIRDYVSKCGFREVVLGLSGGIDSAVTAALAVEALGADRVHGVALPSRYSSDHSLEDARRLSESLGIDYRVLPIEEAHQSLERTLAPLFAGRESDVTEENVQARLRGNLLMALSNKFNWLLLTTGNKSELAVGYCTLYGDMCGGLAVISDVPKTMVYKLAEEMNRAAGRDLIPRRTITKPPSAELKADQTDQDTLPPYDVLDTVLERLVEREESLDEIVAAGFDRQLVERIGRMVDRNEYKRKQSAVGLKVTSRAFGTGRRMPIAAKGY from the coding sequence ATGAAAATCGCCGTTGCCCAGATTGACACCACCGTGGGGGACATCGACGGCAACGTCCGCAAGATGATCGCAGGCGTCGAAAAGGCGAAGCAGGCCGGCGCCGCCCTGGTCGTATTCCCCGAGCTCGCCGCATTCGGCTACCCGCCCAAGGACCTCGTCCTCCGCCGGGGGCTGGTCGAGAAAAACGTCCAGGGCGTGCGACAGGTCGCCGCAGCCACCCACGGCATCACCGCCATCCTCGGCTTCGTTCAGCCCGGACCCAACGGCGAGGGCAAGGGCATCCGCAACGCCGCCGCCCTCTGCGCCGATGGACAAATTGTCGCAACCTACGCCAAGATGCTCCTGCCCACCTACGACGTATTCGACGAGGCCCGCTACTTCGACACCGGCGACCGACCCGTCGTGGTCCCCGTCAAAACCCCATCCGGTGCGACCGTCGCCGTCGGCCTCACCATCTGCGAGGATCTGTGGAACGACCAGCAGTACGAAGGCCGCAAGGTCTACGGCCTCGACCCCATCGAGATGACCCGCCGCGCCGGCGCCCAGTTGCTCGTGAACATCTCCGGCTCGCCGTTTCGCATCGGCGTGCAGGCCCGTCGCGAGCGCCTCTTCTCCGAGCAGGTTCGCGAGCACGCTCTCCCGCTCGTCTACGTCAACCTCGTCGGCGGCAACGACGACCTCCTCTTCGACGGCGCCAGCCTCGTGCTCGACGCCCAGGGCCGGGTGCTCGACCGCGCCCCCGCGTTCGTCGAGGACTTCCGCGTCGTCGACCTGGACCACCCCCAGCCGCAGTCCGCGTGCCCCTACCCCGAGCCTGTCGCCAGCGTCCACCGCGGCCTGGTCCTCGGCATTCGCGACTACGTCAGCAAGTGCGGCTTCCGCGAGGTCGTCCTGGGCCTCTCCGGCGGGATCGACTCGGCCGTCACCGCGGCGCTGGCCGTGGAAGCACTCGGCGCCGATCGCGTCCACGGCGTGGCGCTGCCCTCGCGCTACAGCAGCGACCACAGCCTGGAGGACGCCCGCCGCTTGAGCGAATCCCTCGGCATCGACTACCGCGTGCTGCCCATCGAGGAAGCCCATCAATCCCTGGAGCGCACCCTCGCCCCGCTCTTCGCCGGGCGCGAATCCGACGTCACCGAGGAGAACGTGCAGGCCCGTCTGCGCGGCAACCTGCTCATGGCCCTCTCCAACAAGTTCAACTGGCTGCTGCTCACCACGGGCAACAAGAGCGAACTGGCCGTGGGATATTGCACGCTCTACGGCGATATGTGCGGGGGACTGGCCGTCATCAGCGATGTGCCCAAGACCATGGTGTACAAGCTGGCGGAGGAGATGAACCGCGCGGCCGGTCGGGACCTCATCCCTCGGCGGACCATCACCAAGCCACCCTCGGCCGAGCTCAAAGCCGATCAGACCGACCAGGACACGCTCCCGCCCTACGACGTGCTCGACACCGTGCTGGAGCGTCTCGTGGAGCGCGAGGAATCATTGGACGAAATCGTCGCCGCCGGCTTTGATCGGCAGCTTGTGGAGCGCATCGGCCGCATGGTCGATCGCAACGAGTACAAGCGCAAACAATCGGCCGTGGGACTGAAGGTCACCAGCCGCGCCTTCGGCACCGGCCGCCGCATGCCGATTGCCGCGAAGGGATATTGA
- a CDS encoding glycosyltransferase family 39 protein has translation MSLPRRTTLAIAIAALLVQGCVLIAVTLRTGKPDGYAFASLDAKEYYRLAVNLAHHGTFSQAENAPFAPDTWRTPGYPLFLAACLLLVGDSPLALLLVQQVLAAAGVTLFLLIARRHLGTRRALIATTLFLFAPYRLYYSTWLLATTLFTALVLLTWLAWDRALRSRRVADFIVLGLLCGTTVLVRPLALLLPVVLLMGIAAAAMIDLRRSVRRHRRDWALPAALGLAFSSAVIPGAWCARNLHVAGQFALTHQSGIVMAYFKATEVMLWRQGRSADRYIETSLNPDFADRPHSAWEEIDRRLRRRLSFLPEETLESLSWRNLAQGNRTGVNDFVVSDALWDIGREELLAHPWSTLTCYLTRAGELLTFPLGLAIRPATGNAAGRLRYAAVSAPFAILVIVIVVQMLRGRWSGSAVYFPLAVTCALLAGTVPQLDPRFRVPLLPMLLIVAMFDADRRSLHRSSVDRPTGESAGGELPAPVPSPDGP, from the coding sequence ATGTCACTTCCTCGACGCACGACTCTGGCCATCGCCATCGCCGCCCTGCTCGTTCAGGGCTGCGTCCTGATCGCCGTCACCTTGCGCACCGGCAAACCGGACGGCTATGCCTTCGCTTCCCTGGACGCGAAGGAGTATTACCGGCTGGCGGTGAACTTGGCCCATCACGGCACGTTCAGCCAAGCCGAGAACGCGCCCTTCGCCCCCGACACCTGGCGCACACCCGGCTATCCCCTCTTCCTGGCCGCGTGCCTACTGCTCGTGGGTGATTCTCCCCTCGCGCTCCTGCTCGTTCAGCAGGTGCTCGCAGCCGCAGGTGTGACTCTGTTTCTCCTGATCGCACGCCGCCATCTGGGAACGCGCCGCGCCCTGATCGCTACGACATTGTTCCTCTTCGCCCCGTATCGTCTCTATTACTCGACATGGCTTCTGGCGACGACACTGTTCACGGCGCTCGTGCTTCTGACCTGGCTGGCGTGGGACCGCGCGTTGCGCTCGCGCCGCGTTGCTGATTTCATCGTCCTTGGATTGCTCTGCGGCACGACCGTCCTGGTCCGTCCACTGGCGCTCCTGCTGCCGGTGGTGCTTCTGATGGGCATCGCGGCGGCAGCGATGATCGACCTGCGCCGCTCCGTTCGGCGACATCGCCGGGATTGGGCGCTGCCTGCAGCCCTGGGCCTGGCGTTTTCCTCGGCCGTGATTCCGGGCGCCTGGTGCGCCCGAAACCTGCACGTTGCCGGACAGTTTGCGCTGACGCACCAAAGCGGCATCGTCATGGCCTATTTCAAGGCCACGGAGGTGATGCTCTGGCGGCAGGGGCGATCCGCCGACCGGTACATCGAGACGTCCCTCAACCCGGACTTCGCCGATCGGCCCCATTCCGCATGGGAGGAAATCGACCGCCGTTTGCGCCGCCGGCTCAGTTTCCTGCCCGAGGAAACGCTCGAGTCGCTCTCCTGGCGCAATCTCGCCCAGGGGAACCGTACCGGCGTGAATGACTTCGTTGTCTCCGACGCGCTTTGGGACATCGGGCGGGAGGAACTGCTCGCCCATCCCTGGTCGACCCTGACGTGCTACCTGACGCGCGCGGGAGAACTGTTGACCTTTCCCTTGGGTCTGGCCATTCGTCCCGCGACCGGAAATGCCGCGGGTCGTCTGCGCTATGCGGCCGTGAGCGCCCCGTTTGCAATACTGGTCATCGTCATCGTCGTGCAGATGCTGCGCGGACGGTGGTCCGGTTCCGCGGTGTACTTCCCGCTCGCCGTAACTTGCGCGCTCCTGGCCGGGACAGTTCCCCAGCTCGATCCGCGCTTCCGCGTGCCCCTCCTGCCGATGCTGCTAATTGTGGCGATGTTTGACGCGGATCGGCGGAGCCTCCATCGATCAAGCGTGGACCGCCCCACGGGCGAATCAGCGGGAGGGGAACTTCCCGCACCGGTTCCGTCCCCGGACGGACCCTGA
- a CDS encoding glycosyltransferase family 2 protein gives MNSPFGGSCDAPSRSFTITTAGHLSMSADPVVSIVIPTCNRRDRLIRSVEQTRGNVSVDKEIVVVDGDSRDGTRDWLAAQPDLAVILEPEREGAVRAFNKGFRAARGTFVMWLNDDAWPLPGAVEAALTMIRRPDLPELGMVAFYHNWHNPRNVLDRVEHEGESFELCHVRGYPYANFGLLRRSLLERIGFADERFYFFGFDPDLSLTLQLRENLRVIGCRRALIRHEEHHDERKLGDLDRGAEDNRRLFEKWNLPEPGAYPDPAPGYLRMLSERGLL, from the coding sequence ATGAATAGTCCCTTCGGCGGGTCGTGCGATGCACCAAGCCGATCATTTACTATAACCACGGCAGGTCATTTGAGCATGTCGGCCGATCCCGTTGTCTCCATTGTTATACCCACGTGCAACCGGCGCGATCGCCTCATCCGCTCCGTGGAGCAAACCCGCGGCAACGTGTCGGTGGACAAGGAAATCGTTGTCGTCGATGGTGACTCCCGGGACGGCACCCGGGACTGGCTGGCCGCCCAGCCCGACTTGGCGGTCATTCTCGAACCCGAGCGCGAGGGGGCCGTGCGGGCCTTTAACAAGGGCTTTCGAGCGGCGCGGGGAACGTTCGTCATGTGGCTCAACGACGACGCCTGGCCGCTGCCGGGCGCGGTCGAGGCGGCCCTGACCATGATTCGGCGTCCCGACCTGCCCGAGCTCGGTATGGTCGCTTTCTACCACAACTGGCACAACCCGCGCAACGTCCTCGATCGCGTCGAGCACGAAGGAGAGTCCTTCGAGCTGTGCCATGTGCGCGGGTACCCCTACGCCAACTTCGGCCTGCTCCGCCGCAGCCTCCTCGAGCGCATCGGATTTGCCGACGAGCGCTTCTATTTCTTCGGGTTCGATCCCGACCTCTCGCTGACCCTTCAGCTCCGAGAGAATCTCAGGGTCATCGGGTGCCGGCGGGCGCTTATCCGTCACGAGGAACACCACGACGAGCGGAAGTTGGGAGACCTCGATCGCGGCGCCGAGGACAATCGCCGCTTGTTCGAGAAATGGAATCTGCCGGAGCCCGGAGCCTACCCCGATCCAGCGCCGGGATACCTCCGCATGCTCTCCGAACGCGGGCTGCTGTAA
- a CDS encoding pirin family protein codes for MIQIRRSGDRGHFDHGWLDTYHTFSFAAYHDPRHMGFRTLRVMNEDRVRGGAGFGEHGHRDMEIITYVLEGALAHRDSMGNGTTIRAGEVQRMRAGRGVVHAEFNASESEPVHFFQIWITPDRLGLDPGYEQRGFDRAAKLDRWALIASADGRDGSLSIAQDVSLEAAILSPGKILSRPLRAGRHAWVQVAVGRIHLNGEALEAGDGAAVSDEHTLELRDGGDNESEILLFDLA; via the coding sequence ATGATTCAGATACGGCGAAGCGGCGACCGCGGTCATTTTGATCACGGCTGGCTGGACACCTACCACACGTTTTCATTCGCGGCGTACCACGATCCGCGGCATATGGGCTTCCGGACGCTGCGGGTGATGAATGAAGACCGCGTGCGCGGCGGGGCGGGATTCGGCGAGCACGGCCACCGCGACATGGAGATCATCACGTACGTTCTGGAGGGGGCGCTCGCCCATCGCGACAGCATGGGCAACGGGACGACGATTCGCGCGGGTGAAGTACAGCGGATGAGGGCCGGGCGCGGGGTGGTACACGCGGAGTTCAATGCGTCGGAGTCCGAGCCGGTCCACTTTTTCCAGATCTGGATAACACCGGACAGGCTCGGGCTTGATCCCGGATACGAACAACGCGGATTCGATCGGGCCGCGAAGCTCGATCGCTGGGCGCTGATCGCTTCGGCGGACGGCAGGGACGGCTCGCTGTCCATCGCGCAGGATGTTTCGCTTGAGGCGGCCATCCTGTCTCCAGGGAAAATCCTGTCCCGCCCGTTGCGCGCCGGGCGGCACGCGTGGGTGCAGGTCGCCGTGGGGAGAATCCATCTGAACGGCGAAGCGCTCGAGGCCGGGGACGGCGCGGCCGTGAGCGACGAGCATACGCTGGAACTGAGGGACGGCGGGGACAACGAGTCCGAAATCCTGTTGTTCGATCTTGCTTAG
- the dps gene encoding DNA starvation/stationary phase protection protein Dps, with protein MAGNSKHVKFATKNDIPESNREKLVELLNARLADLLDLQTQAKQAHWNVKGPNFIALHELFDEVSDGLRGYVDDVAERAVQLGGVAMGTARLAAKSSTLSEYPADIADGAAHVRALSDAMALCGKHVRAAIDASDEFGDKDTADLFTEISRGLDKHLWFVEAHLQSGK; from the coding sequence ATGGCGGGAAACAGCAAGCACGTGAAGTTTGCAACGAAGAACGACATACCGGAGTCGAATCGCGAGAAGCTCGTCGAGCTGCTCAACGCGCGGCTGGCTGATCTGCTCGACCTGCAGACGCAGGCCAAGCAGGCGCACTGGAACGTCAAGGGGCCGAATTTCATCGCCCTGCACGAGCTGTTCGACGAGGTGTCGGACGGCCTGCGCGGATACGTGGACGACGTGGCCGAGCGTGCGGTCCAGCTTGGCGGCGTGGCGATGGGTACGGCGCGGCTTGCCGCCAAGAGCAGCACGCTGAGCGAGTATCCGGCGGACATCGCGGACGGAGCGGCGCACGTGCGGGCACTGTCCGACGCCATGGCGCTGTGCGGCAAGCATGTACGCGCCGCCATCGACGCGTCCGACGAATTCGGCGACAAGGACACGGCCGATCTGTTTACGGAAATATCGCGGGGGCTCGACAAGCACCTGTGGTTCGTCGAGGCGCACTTGCAGAGCGGAAAGTGA
- a CDS encoding ABC transporter permease, which produces MRKTIVVAVREYQAAVRTKAFIISLVLMPVLFGGSLAFQFLLKDRVDTTTRKVAVVDHTGWLFDAVAAAANERNENRIFSDPGEGGERKQTKPKFLFEKIAPADDEDRQLVDLSAAVREGKYFAFVVIPTNLSPAKDDGKSAEGAGVPAMAGARIDYHSNSPTYEDLLEWLVPVVNNAVQANRFDRLGLNPQTVAQATKPVRVDNLGLLSVNEKGEIVKAERANELANFLVPMGMMMLMLMVVMVGATPLVNSVLEEKMQRIAEVLLGSVPPFQLMLGKLIGMVGVALTISTIYLLGGFFAIRYAGYEQFFPAQQLWWFLVYQAMAVLMFGSMFAAVGAAVTDIRESQSLITPVMLVVMMPLFVWVNVVKEPTASFAVVMSLIPTATPFLMPMRQAVPPGVPIWQPLLGLVLVIMTTLLFVLAAGRIFRVGILMQGKGADVKQMLRWIVRG; this is translated from the coding sequence ATGCGTAAGACCATCGTCGTCGCCGTTCGAGAGTATCAGGCGGCCGTTCGCACCAAGGCCTTCATTATCTCCCTGGTGCTTATGCCCGTTCTCTTCGGCGGGAGCCTCGCCTTTCAGTTCCTTCTCAAGGATCGCGTGGACACGACCACCCGGAAGGTGGCGGTTGTCGATCACACGGGATGGCTGTTCGACGCCGTCGCCGCTGCCGCCAACGAGCGCAACGAAAACCGGATCTTTTCGGACCCGGGGGAGGGCGGCGAGCGCAAGCAGACCAAGCCGAAGTTTCTGTTCGAAAAGATCGCCCCGGCCGACGATGAGGATCGCCAACTCGTCGATCTCTCCGCGGCCGTTCGCGAGGGCAAATATTTCGCGTTCGTGGTAATACCCACGAACCTGTCGCCGGCGAAGGACGACGGCAAATCGGCCGAAGGTGCCGGCGTACCCGCGATGGCCGGCGCCCGAATCGATTACCACTCCAACAGCCCGACGTACGAGGACCTGCTTGAGTGGCTCGTTCCGGTCGTCAACAACGCTGTTCAGGCAAACCGTTTCGACCGCCTCGGGCTCAATCCCCAGACGGTCGCGCAGGCCACGAAGCCTGTCCGCGTGGATAATCTCGGGCTCCTCTCGGTCAACGAGAAAGGCGAAATCGTCAAGGCCGAAAGGGCCAACGAGCTGGCCAATTTCCTCGTGCCCATGGGCATGATGATGCTCATGCTCATGGTCGTCATGGTCGGGGCCACGCCGCTGGTCAACAGCGTGCTCGAGGAGAAGATGCAACGGATCGCCGAGGTGCTCCTCGGCTCCGTGCCGCCGTTCCAGCTCATGCTCGGGAAGCTGATCGGCATGGTCGGCGTCGCCCTGACCATCTCGACCATCTACCTCCTTGGCGGATTCTTCGCCATTCGCTACGCCGGCTACGAGCAGTTCTTCCCCGCCCAGCAGCTCTGGTGGTTCCTCGTGTACCAGGCCATGGCCGTGCTCATGTTCGGCTCGATGTTCGCCGCCGTCGGCGCGGCCGTCACCGACATCCGCGAGTCGCAGAGCCTCATCACGCCGGTCATGCTCGTGGTGATGATGCCGCTGTTCGTCTGGGTCAATGTGGTGAAGGAGCCGACGGCTTCCTTCGCCGTGGTGATGTCCCTGATTCCCACCGCCACGCCGTTCTTGATGCCCATGCGGCAGGCCGTGCCACCGGGCGTTCCCATCTGGCAGCCGCTGCTGGGCCTGGTGCTGGTGATCATGACCACGCTGCTTTTCGTGCTGGCGGCGGGACGCATCTTCCGCGTGGGTATTCTCATGCAGGGCAAGGGCGCCGACGTGAAGCAGATGCTCCGCTGGATCGTCCGCGGATAA
- a CDS encoding ATP-binding cassette domain-containing protein: protein MNVIELEHVTKTFGRHIAVNDLSLVVPEGSIYGFIGPNGSGKTTTLRMIMGIYYADARSGPIRIFGEERHAAASDRIGYLPEERGLYKKMKVRDILRFYAELKGIRDFRRPVDSWLECMGLSDWADKKVETLSKGMAQKIQFISAVIADPELVILDEPFSGLDPVNMEVLRQAVLDLRKQGTTIIFSTHDMAVAERMCDFIFMIFKGEKVLDGTLESIQDRYGQDTVRVRLAEFSGELDEIPGVERVTDFGRLQELRIHPDTDTQEVLSELMRRGRVLHFELCKPSLNDIFVRIAGPESEEATRRDRQQEVIHA from the coding sequence ATGAACGTGATCGAGCTGGAGCACGTTACCAAGACGTTCGGCCGCCACATCGCGGTCAACGACCTGTCGCTGGTTGTGCCAGAAGGATCCATTTACGGATTCATCGGCCCCAACGGTTCGGGCAAGACCACGACGCTGCGCATGATCATGGGCATCTACTACGCCGACGCCCGGAGCGGCCCCATCCGCATTTTCGGGGAGGAGCGCCATGCCGCCGCCAGCGACCGCATCGGCTATCTTCCCGAAGAGCGCGGGCTGTACAAGAAAATGAAGGTCCGCGACATCCTCCGCTTCTACGCCGAGCTGAAGGGCATTCGCGACTTCCGCCGGCCGGTCGATTCCTGGCTGGAGTGCATGGGTCTTTCCGACTGGGCCGACAAGAAGGTGGAAACCCTGTCCAAGGGCATGGCCCAGAAAATCCAGTTCATCTCCGCGGTGATCGCCGATCCCGAACTGGTAATTCTCGACGAACCCTTCTCCGGGCTCGATCCCGTAAACATGGAAGTACTTCGCCAGGCCGTGCTCGATCTCCGCAAGCAGGGGACCACGATCATCTTCTCCACGCATGACATGGCCGTCGCCGAACGCATGTGCGACTTCATCTTCATGATCTTCAAGGGCGAGAAAGTCCTCGACGGTACGCTGGAGTCCATCCAGGACCGATACGGCCAGGACACCGTGCGCGTGCGCCTCGCGGAATTCTCCGGCGAGCTCGACGAGATACCCGGCGTGGAACGGGTCACCGATTTCGGGCGACTCCAGGAATTGCGGATTCACCCGGACACGGATACGCAGGAAGTCCTATCGGAATTGATGCGACGCGGTCGCGTGCTCCATTTCGAGCTGTGCAAACCGTCGCTGAACGACATCTTCGTCCGTATCGCCGGACCGGAGTCGGAGGAAGCCACGCGCCGCGACCGCCAGCAGGAGGTGATCCATGCGTAA
- a CDS encoding MBL fold metallo-hydrolase, producing MSQPNLNIHVTNDPVYMQNGMVVSLRENGPCWIVDPGLPPQAEQMIEHIEARKLVPQAVVLTHAHADHIAGIDDVRESLGSLPVYLARPEWAALTDPMENLSGLMGPGLVTNVTDPCDLAPGDTLELDGTKWQVFDTSGHSPGGRSLYCAALGVVIVGDALFAGSVGRVDFPHSDGEKLMRNIRENLMTLPDETRVLSGHGPATTIGRERRSNPFVLHGI from the coding sequence ATGAGCCAACCGAATCTGAACATTCACGTAACCAACGATCCGGTCTACATGCAAAACGGAATGGTCGTTTCGCTTCGCGAAAACGGACCTTGCTGGATCGTCGATCCGGGCCTGCCGCCGCAGGCCGAGCAGATGATCGAGCACATCGAGGCACGGAAACTTGTTCCCCAGGCCGTCGTGCTCACCCACGCCCATGCCGACCATATCGCCGGCATCGATGACGTCCGCGAATCACTGGGTTCGCTGCCCGTCTACCTTGCCCGGCCGGAGTGGGCGGCACTGACCGATCCCATGGAAAACCTGTCCGGCCTGATGGGTCCGGGTCTGGTCACCAACGTTACCGACCCGTGTGACCTCGCCCCCGGCGACACACTCGAACTCGACGGCACGAAGTGGCAGGTTTTTGACACATCCGGGCATTCTCCCGGAGGGCGAAGTCTGTACTGTGCGGCGCTCGGCGTGGTTATCGTGGGCGACGCCCTATTCGCGGGCAGCGTGGGGCGCGTCGACTTTCCCCACAGCGACGGTGAGAAGCTCATGCGTAACATCCGAGAAAACTTGATGACGCTCCCGGACGAAACGCGGGTACTCAGCGGGCACGGACCGGCCACGACCATCGGACGCGAGCGGCGAAGTAACCCATTCGTGCTTCATGGGATTTGA
- a CDS encoding hydrogenase maturation protease: MPPAVCILGCGRWSMGDDQAGLRVAELIADHALPQADVRLSESPGTDLADGSFASADLLVLIDAAPADNAHPSGSFLRLMYPRDAQRLRRKTSGDSHSIGIAQGLELAQTLQALPKRIWIYVVFGEQFDRSLDMSTSVSRAITPLAERISRDVDELNNQPHP, from the coding sequence GTGCCGCCCGCGGTGTGCATCCTCGGCTGCGGGCGGTGGTCGATGGGCGACGACCAGGCCGGTCTGCGCGTCGCCGAACTCATTGCTGATCACGCCTTGCCGCAAGCTGACGTACGCCTCTCCGAATCACCGGGAACGGACCTGGCCGACGGGAGCTTCGCGTCGGCGGACCTGCTGGTGCTCATCGATGCGGCGCCGGCGGACAACGCACATCCGTCTGGTTCCTTCCTCAGGTTGATGTATCCCCGGGACGCGCAGCGGCTGCGGCGCAAAACGTCCGGTGATTCGCATTCCATCGGCATCGCCCAGGGACTGGAACTCGCCCAAACGCTTCAAGCGCTTCCGAAGCGCATCTGGATCTACGTGGTTTTCGGCGAGCAGTTTGATCGTTCGCTGGACATGTCCACCTCCGTTTCTCGTGCGATCACACCGCTGGCGGAGCGAATCTCGCGCGACGTCGATGAGCTGAACAATCAACCGCATCCGTAG